Below is a window of Cydia strobilella chromosome 8, ilCydStro3.1, whole genome shotgun sequence DNA.
gagaaagcgttgttattgtttgtccttgtcacagtctcactttttttttttccccaccgtaaatttagtatggtttatggtgggctacacaAATCTACCCGACCAATCATATGCGacacattgcgtatgttctgaccctcacgggcgcacgcgtataccTCATGTGCGTATacctatgtaatgctaggtctataaTCTGCGTGCATTTCGACAAGGTTTCTCAAAGACGCGCGCACACGATAGGCGTGACGTTCAAAGTGTTAAGACTGTTGCTGTTAGTACAATAGTAACTTTATTGTATGTATTGCATATAATTTATGCATAGATGTGTAGGTTTCGTTATTTATGAAGAAACAAATTACTATTGCTCAAACTTCAGGCAGTGTCtttatagctatttatgcaacaagtgcggaaattatctttacgcacgtgtatcatacaatgttttactatgcattgtgcgagtaaataaaaaaacatatcatggcaaataagtttaattattaaaaaattgaaaacaaaaagcactagtgcggaaaagtagcaccatatgtactgtaaaaaaaaaattgaaaacaaaaagcactagtgcggaaaagcagtactttccgcatgatatggctccgtaggaaacgcacttttcgagcacatgcattgtaaaattaGTTATTATTGCTATTTTGGAATTCTTAACTTTTCAAATTTTTCGGAATTATATCAGAATTTTTATCTTAGGTGGCGTGAAAAACAATATATGACTGGACTAAGTGCAAATGCGACCACtgagttgttaccagtggtaacagGTATTTTTATCAGTAAGCAATGAACATCACAATATTTTAGTGGTAACAACTGAAAACAATTATTCCTAGGTTGTTAATAACTCAAAGAAAcagaaatgtgttttttttcttaccttTTTCGCGGCTTTAACTTGCAATGATATGAAGCCGACCAGCGACTCGTGGAGGTCTTTATCTTTTTGCTTTTGGAAATGTTCTATTTCTATCGCAGCCTTCTTCGAAAACTCTCTGTAACAACAATTACtttgtttaatattaaattcaatatatttatttcagagtACAGACTATAGAGTTGTTAGTTACATACTTAAATCTAGgttataaacaatataaaaataaatatttatcttaaataCTAAAAGACAAAACTTTATCTAAAAAATACGTTACCCCTTCGACTTGTTGAGTCCAGAAACAATATTGTGCAATATGTCTTCGGTTCTCTTCTTAAAGTAATGTGCGAAATCGTGACATTTAAACGCCCTATTCCATCAGGACTCACTTTATGACTCGTCCGCCGCGGCACGGTTACTCTCCCCATCCCGAGTGATTATGAAACAGGGGGCTGTGCTGCCCTCTACAGTTCACACACGCTCCATTCCACTACGACTCACTATAGACCTTGTCCGTCGCGGCACAGTTACCCTCCCCAGTAACCAGTGACTAAGAAACAGGGCTACAATCCACACACTCAGTATACTAGTACTCACTCCAGGTCCCGCTTGGCCTTCTCGATGTTGTCCTTGTCCTGGAGTATCTTGGCGTCGAGCGCCCTGGTGGCGTGGTCGCGCACGATGTCGGGGTCGGTGCCGCCGAACAGCCGCGACATCAGCCCCGACTTGCCCAACGCGGCGCGGTTGCGCTCCGCTATCCTGAGACACCAAGAAAGAAGGGTGTTAGCCAAGGGCCACGAAACGCACGACGTCGTTGACGCCGACTGTGAAACATATTCTAAACAATGTTTGGCACATGTCACGTTGAGGCgttagtataggtacaaattGAACGCTTGCAGCGAAGCGTGCGACGCAGCGTCAacgttaaacaaatgcaaacgtatgcgACGCCATATTGCACGTCTGATGTTCTGTCGGAAACTTACCAAAATAGAGAGATTTCCACATGAAAAAAATCGGAAACTTCTCATTGTTTAGTATGGGAATCGAgattttccatttccaaaaaacaaagttttcttTGTATCCTGTAAACTTTCCGGACTTTTCCGAGAATATTTCAAACTTTTTGGAAAATTTTCGCAACTTGCACATGTGCATGCATGTCCCGCTGGACTCtgtacacaaaatattatttgtatcaAAGCGAGGAAATTGCAGCTACGCTAATGTTTACACCGTCCTAGTAATGGCTTTTTAGCTGGTCTGCAGGTTGCTCTTCGTCTGGCGCAATTCTAGTGATCCAAAAAGATCTTACAACAACTGTTGTAGTATGTTTTACCGGTTGGCAAGTGTGTCGTGTGCGAGCTCCGTGGCTCGCTGTAGGGCTTCATGGTTGTGCGCGAGTTGCTGGAGGGCGCACGCGTAGAACAGGTATTCCTTTAGCTGGTCTGCGAGTTGCTCTTCATCTTCGGCGACCGCGTCGATGCCTTCTGCTATTGAATCTGAAAAACATCAATGATTTTATCAAATATCCATTCTCATAAGAGTACTCTCCCGGTTGCATTTTTAAGAAGCTCGGGGTCCAAAATTATTTGGCAAAATTATGCAAGGCAAGACTAAGACTAAGGCATCTACGAAAGTCAGATTGTAGTGACTTTCCAATCCAGAGATAACGAAGGAAATAAGGGTGTATGCACACCGCGATTTTTAACGCGCCGTCGACGCGCGTTTGTATCGATACAATACACAGATCATTAAGGCAGAAGGTTCATCGAGGTCCTGTATATTAGGTATGGGCACTAGAGTTTAAGTCATGCACACAACAACAAAATCATGTAATGACAGGGTTTTTGAAATTAGTATtctttttactaagactccgcagtccgtctgtccgtccgtctgtctgtctgtcaccaggctgtatctcatgaaccgtcatagctagacagttgaaattttcacagatgacaacaaatactaaaaacagaataatataaatataaatggggctcccatacaacaaacgtgattttttttgttgtttttttccgtaatggtaaggaacccttcgtgcgcgagtccgactcgcacttggccgcttttttcGTACCGATAGCAAGTTGAACCGCAAGTTGATAGCAAGATGGAGCAAATAGTATCTTcaagattttgttatttatttttaggttaaaaaTCGTCCTATTTAACCGCTTGCCTGTatatgataaggatcctgaccgaataTTTAGTCatcttttaacattttttttgagaacaATTTTTGACCAGCGTACAcaaatgtgtcgcttaactttaaactcgggtaaatccatacGACGTccttaggaaatatctaccctattaactttttttactaccaaaatcgcaaattctgacagttggatttacgAGTTttaagttaagcgactcaaatgAAAGGTTAACCGACAAATGTAAAAGTACCGAAATAGTGTCCGGCCTTCTGCAGCCCGTCGCCCATGTCTTTCTCGACGACGCTCCACTCGCTGAACAGCTTGCCGTAGGCCGCGTGCAACTTACATACTGCGTAGTTCTTCTCGATTATTTTagacctgaaataaaataagtgtAAAAGTAAAACATTTCCGTACGTAAAGTaaaacggttccgtacccaaagggtaaaaaatgggaccctattactaagacttctctgtccgtctagagagttgaaattttcacagatgatgtatttctgttgccgctataacaacaaataagtactaaaaaaatcggaaccctcggtggatgagtccgactcgcacttgtccggtttttttgctaataataatattgccGCAATTTTAACttcaaaatttaataaaaatacaaacctAGTATAAAGAAAATTTCCTAAGTTAGTTTCCAACTGCTTTCCATAGTTTTTGACATTTTCTATTTCTGGATCTGGCTTCTTTAGTCTGATTGACACTGACAGAGATTTCAGCTTGTTCTCCGCTTGTAACAGGTATCCTGGAAACAAGTAAAAATTGTAAGATCATTATAATTCGGTAGTTGACAATTTTGTATTAATGGCATTAATAAAAATCCTccaatcaggtttgttttgaggatcaaatgtatgtatgggacccattgtcttaaagcaatacaaaagtcacgaATGGGTCAAAGTTTgacacccgcactttactgacgaaacgttctaacaaaatggcaacacatcgtgtcACTTTGCCTAGAAGCCGCTTTGCTttgaagccgtttcgatgtatggaaaacaaggaaattgcgattttgtcggtgaaatgttgcgtttatgtatactgttcgaatactatatttttttaaataaaatgtaaggaatcgaatggtaccgttatttttttttcctatttgaaagttaaaaataagtgtttttttcgaaactttgaggttttgtatttttttattattccaatatattttttaagtttccaatttattgtaataaattgttcattttctatctatttaactagatttagttataaaaataaatcagatGTTCACTACATACATGTTCTGTGATCTTGACCAGATCGTTGATCTACTCTGAAAGGAATATGTGTCATATAATTAAAGGATAGTGCTCCTGGTCTGTGTGTACATACCACTGTCGGTGATGGTCTCCCGCCAGTGCTCCTGCTGTAAGAAGCTGATGAACTGGTCGTCGAAGCTGAGCCGAGGATGTGAAGCCACGCGGAGGAGAAAGTTCTCCAACCCTGCTCGCCGCCGCTCCACAAACTCTGGGTCTGTGGTGTCAGATTTCCGCCAGGCATATAGAACCTATAATTGAAGGAGCAATATCTTAGCAAACCTAATGGTAAATAGACCGTTATCCCTACTAGGGCCTATGCCAACCGCGTTTTTGTTAATGAGTCGTCGACGCGCGCCGATAGCGCATCTTTTATTCCACGGAGCAGTACAAATGTGCATTTGCAACTATAACTATGCAATATACTTATAGGTGTATCGACAGGCGTATGTCACTCCGCGCCGCGCTGTCTGCACCAGATCTGGTGTCGCATAGAAATATGTCTAAAGCAAGTAAACACTGCATCGCAGCTGATTACAGAAACGATGAAAAAAATGcaggccctggagggaaagtgccttaaaaccttaagttagcttattttacttacaaacattcttttatttttaaaaactaataaaatgaattgcattcaaagattttattaaattcGCTGTCTTGCCCGGGAATCgagcgactaaaaattccaaaaaataaacactcgctattttattatactagttGATACAGTTAACGTTAAttataacatttctccaagaaacattagaaTTTATACTCATCTgtggtacaaaatatccataaaatcgaatattcgaatactcaagaatatttttagacaagcaaaattgaagaaaaaaagaaaaatctttgaatgcagttgttgtttctttttaaaaataaaagaatgtttccttttagtaaaatgagctaacttaaggttttacactttccctccagggcccataattttttctccaccctgtataatatgtCCAATGTTTAGGCACGTTCGGTATACCCAAAAAGGGTATTTTGTTATACATGTAGTGAACATTCTgtacgtagtactattattttttctgtGGTAACGATAAAAATGTGGTCAAAAAACGCGTTGTGCATAGGCCCTAAAAGAATAGCCAAAACCTAATGCCATATCAATAATAATCGACGTAAACCACactatgaaaaaactaaaatggaagtggaccggccacatgctccgagacaaaagagaaaaatggtcaaaagacatcacaacatggtacccaagagatggaaaaagggatgatggaagacaaaaaatgagatgggaagacgagttcaggcagatggctggagccttctggagaagacaggctctggacagggactcgtggaggaatatgggagaggcctatgccaagggcaaccagacaagacgtctgcggagaaaggctagcagtaagtaagtaagtaatgccATATCAAATAAGGTCACCAgtgttaattaatttagttcATTAACATTATAATGTATAGTTACCCTTTTCTCTGGCAGTGGTGGCACCACACAGTGTGGATAAGTCACTAGAAGATAGTCATGTATCTGTTCAAACTCCGTGTACCTCCTCCAGATGGTACTGATTTTGGATTGTACTAGTTTGTAGTCTGGATCTGTTActctagaaataaataaaacacatcAGTTGTATCATAAGATTAAGTTTAGTAGGTAGCACCTACCCATATGCCATAAATGACAGAACTTgcaataatcattaattaatgcGTAAATAGGCCCCAATGTGAACGCCAGTCACTATTAACCGCAGCTACACTTACCCATATTAATCTTAAAAGCAATTTAGGAATAATGATGTGTAGCATGTCTTTAGGGTAATCATGATAGGAATTCGATTTTATATCTAAATATTGAttatcaaactgtcaaattgtttaaagtttattatgGTCAAAATgcccaaaaatatctgaacatgcacctAAACACCTTGATTATAAAGCTTTGTTAAGATATTTCTGACAATATTCTGAGGGCAACTGTGCTTCAGAGTAATTGTACTTGTACTTTAGTTAATAAACTTTTCAACAACAACATATTTTATGTACATAAAGactagttaaataatatttaatcaaCAACTGATGACACTACACAGCACTGACTGATTAAACTTTGGCCCAACctaatgtattttaattatgtaattaatttcaataattgGGTTAATCAGTTTTTAGTTCCATAGCCAAAATAATCAAAACCGGACTTTTaacattacatacattttgctgTCTAATTTAAAACCCTTAATTAATTGACTGAATGATGTCATAATTCTTCCCATTATTTAAACA
It encodes the following:
- the LOC134743498 gene encoding sorting nexin-4-like produces the protein MSEENSPVKPSRSPSVIDTLEDYESQDTLIKHVDISIVESEKRANGTLHVRDHYTVYLIDLKVTDPDYKLVQSKISTIWRRYTEFEQIHDYLLVTYPHCVVPPLPEKRVLYAWRKSDTTDPEFVERRRAGLENFLLRVASHPRLSFDDQFISFLQQEHWRETITDSGYLLQAENKLKSLSVSIRLKKPDPEIENVKNYGKQLETNLGNFLYTRSKIIEKNYAVCKLHAAYGKLFSEWSVVEKDMGDGLQKAGHYFDSIAEGIDAVAEDEEQLADQLKEYLFYACALQQLAHNHEALQRATELAHDTLANRIAERNRAALGKSGLMSRLFGGTDPDIVRDHATRALDAKILQDKDNIEKAKRDLEEFSKKAAIEIEHFQKQKDKDLHESLVGFISLQVKAAKKNLQAWTQIKECLQNMP